From the genome of Hymenobacter cellulosilyticus, one region includes:
- a CDS encoding ankyrin repeat domain-containing protein, translating to MAALPVDPPTALTLEAAIQAGNLPAVLEQLRARADVNRPGPDGLTPLMLAAGRGEFHLSQLLLTAGASVHAIEPRMGATALHKAVQAGNPDVVALLLDHGAFVDQQTPILGNTPLMDAVLHKQQAVVERLLQRGARMTIVSHWGQTALDMARADGLAGIIRCLEAQQQANADAVARLKLVAAVKAGDSREVERLLAANYPVDEQVPMIGSVDDNYTPLGIAAREGHVDIARLLLNAGADPRRLIGLMGGMALHDATYFGHATIVRLLTQKTVRPDAPAAGLQVQGAYNGYSALHDAVWHGYLDVAQALVEAGAYLDQKSHTGLTPQGLALLYGYDELAAFLAEAERK from the coding sequence GTGGCTGCCCTTCCGGTTGACCCACCAACGGCCCTGACGCTGGAGGCCGCCATCCAAGCCGGCAACCTGCCGGCTGTGCTAGAGCAGCTACGTGCCCGCGCCGACGTCAACCGGCCCGGCCCTGATGGCCTGACGCCGCTCATGCTGGCGGCGGGCCGTGGCGAGTTTCACCTATCTCAGCTCCTACTAACGGCGGGCGCGAGCGTGCATGCGATTGAACCGCGCATGGGAGCCACCGCGCTCCATAAGGCGGTGCAAGCGGGCAACCCGGATGTCGTGGCGCTGCTACTCGACCACGGGGCCTTCGTCGACCAGCAGACCCCCATCCTGGGCAACACGCCGCTGATGGACGCGGTACTGCATAAGCAGCAGGCGGTGGTCGAACGGCTCCTGCAGCGCGGTGCCCGGATGACGATTGTCAGTCATTGGGGGCAGACCGCCCTCGATATGGCCCGGGCCGATGGACTCGCTGGAATTATACGTTGCCTGGAGGCGCAACAGCAGGCAAACGCCGATGCCGTCGCCCGGCTGAAGTTGGTGGCCGCCGTTAAAGCAGGCGACAGCCGGGAAGTCGAGCGGCTACTTGCGGCAAACTATCCGGTGGACGAGCAGGTACCCATGATTGGTAGTGTGGACGACAACTACACGCCCCTGGGCATCGCCGCGCGGGAAGGGCATGTCGATATCGCCCGTCTGCTGCTGAACGCCGGGGCCGACCCACGGCGCCTGATTGGCCTGATGGGCGGCATGGCCCTCCACGACGCGACCTATTTTGGCCACGCCACTATCGTTCGGCTGCTGACGCAAAAAACCGTGCGGCCGGATGCGCCGGCCGCCGGGTTGCAGGTGCAAGGGGCGTACAACGGCTACTCCGCCCTACACGACGCGGTGTGGCATGGGTACCTGGATGTGGCCCAGGCTCTGGTTGAGGCCGGTGCTTACCTGGATCAGAAGAGCCACACGGGCCTGACCCCTCAGGGGTTGGCCCTGTTGTACGGGTACGATGAACTCGCGGCATTTCTGGCGGAAGCCGAGCGTAAGTAG
- a CDS encoding TetR/AcrR family transcriptional regulator, producing MTHSSDAAAPKRSGGRLSKAERRRQLLDTALSIIREEGADRLTLGHLAARAGVSKPITYEHFSTRSGLLTALYKFLDEQQLQALQEALLSVQQHVKDTADVLATAYIHCSVDTGGEWHAVRAALSGSEEMGVVQQELLAGYVELFSTTLAPHSSLSPAALHRCCVGLVGAGEALSVLMLSGQCSEREAATTFSSLIQGGLLLSSSHR from the coding sequence ATGACGCACTCTTCGGACGCAGCAGCACCTAAACGATCTGGTGGCAGACTATCTAAGGCAGAGCGCCGGCGCCAATTGCTTGACACGGCGCTTAGTATCATTCGTGAAGAAGGTGCTGACCGCCTAACCCTGGGTCATTTAGCAGCCCGGGCCGGCGTGTCGAAGCCCATCACGTACGAACACTTCAGCACGCGTTCGGGGCTCTTGACTGCGCTCTATAAGTTCCTGGATGAGCAGCAACTGCAGGCTTTGCAGGAAGCGCTGTTGAGCGTGCAGCAGCATGTAAAGGATACAGCGGACGTGCTTGCCACCGCCTATATTCATTGTTCAGTAGACACGGGAGGCGAATGGCACGCGGTCAGGGCGGCCTTGTCGGGCAGCGAAGAAATGGGCGTGGTGCAGCAGGAGTTACTGGCCGGCTACGTTGAGTTGTTTAGCACTACCCTGGCTCCCCACAGCTCGTTATCTCCCGCTGCGCTTCATCGGTGCTGCGTCGGGCTGGTGGGTGCCGGGGAGGCCCTCTCCGTCCTGATGCTGAGTGGGCAATGCAGTGAGCGGGAAGCGGCCACGACCTTCTCCTCCTTAATTCAGGGTGGCCTGCTCCTATCTTCGTCTCATCGTTAA